The DNA window AGCACCTAACAAACCTGAAATAGAAGATGTCACCAGAAATCACTCAACTAATCACAGTTTTCATAAGATAAAGCTCCCAAAACCCACAACCCAGAATCCAAAAGCAGCAATCCAGGAAGAAGAAGGTTCAGCAAAGTTCAAGACCCAGAGTGGTTCAGTCCAGCCTCACAGAACTAGTGTAACTGAGTCCCAAACCAATGCAGTTAAATCAGAAATAGGTATCGGGTCTCAAAATCCTCACTCCCAAACTTCTTCACCCAAGCCTATTAGTCATTTCGAAACTTCCATACTTCCATCCATACTTCTTCTACGGTCCCAAACTGGTAGGAGTAATATTTATCCATTTCTCCCAGCATCTCCATCCAAATTCCTTTCTCGCTCTCAAACCTCCTCTCCACACTCCATTCCACCATCCAGATCTCCCATCATTAAGTCCTTTCTCACAATATTGTCCCTTACCCACTCTGAAAACAGCCCTTTAGAACCCAAAAGTAGCCCAAAGCAAACCAGTACACCTTTCTCTAAGCTTCAGACTACAGCTACTGTCCTGAGTAGCTCTCCTCACAGTGAGTATATCAGAACATTTCTCCAAGACATGCCAGAAACTACTACAACTAAAAGTCAGGGTAAAACTAGCATTCCTTGGACAGATTACTCCCAGTCTGAGATATCACCTGACGTCTCAAACAACTCTCCTCgaccacagaaacagaaacaaactccATCCTCAGAGTCTCTCTTTAACCCACTGCTCTTTACACTGAGGACTGACCAAACTCCCATACTGGAAAAGAGTCAAGTGGATCTTAGGTCTGACGCAAAGATCAGAACTACGCGCCCAGTCTTTGCTCTGCCCTCAGCCACTCCTTCCCTTTCCGCTTCATCTTTCTCCTTCTCCAATACTTTGCTCCCTACTGCAACAGTTAACGATAGGTCTACCAATTCTCCTCATTCTTCTGGAGGTTTACCCCTTGTAACTATGCGTGCATCCATTAGGTCTACATTTGTCATCCCTTCTTCCTTTACGAGAAACCAACTGACAACATTCTCAGCTCGTTTTGCTctcccctccccttctccaatcTCCAACCCCCCTTATTTGTCATCTTCTCAACCTACCCCCACTTCCCCACAGCCATCCTCCTTTGCCTCGTCTACTATACCCTATTTATACACTTCTAACCATCCATCATCAGATCTCTTGTTTACTCCAGCTCCCTTGCCTACCTTTACCTCTTCCCAGTGCATCACAAATTCAACAAATTCTtccatttcttttgtttcttctaCCACTTCATCTAGCTCGACCTCAGCAACTTCTTCCTCCTATCAAGGTACATCTTTTTATATCCCATCTGTAACCTCCCCGCCTGCTGCCCAGGCTACCTCCCTTCACTCAGGACCCTCTCCAGCTCCCCGTCGCTCTCTGCACAACCTCTCCATGCCCTCACCTTCCCAGAAACATACTGAAGGTCACACTGCATCATCTGATCCTGATCCAAGTATACACCCACCAACACCAAGAACAGACATTCATCCAAACCCCAAACCCCACCCTAACATCGAGGAAAATCTTGGCCACGAGTTGAAACCAAAGCTTCCAAATAGTGATGCTAAACATCCCTCCAGTCCTCCTGCAACTCCAGACAAGGAAGGGAAATATCCAGACATACGCAGACACAGTGCCTGGGAGCTGGGCATGCTGCTGGGCAGCTCAGCTGGTTTGGGTATGGTACTGGTGGTTGGAATAAGGTACTTGTATCGCCAGGCTTGTGGAAAACGGACAGCGGTGACCCTGAACGATCGGGAGAGAGAGTATGGGAGAGGAGAGATAGGACTGATCCACGTCCAGGAGTGTGGAGATTTGGTTAGAGTCCGAAAAATCAGAGAGAACAGCTTAGTACTTCTGGCAGAGTATGATGTACTGTCACCACCTGGAGAGAGAAATGCCGGCTGCCAACAAAGATGCTAGATACCAAAACCTTTCAAGGACAAGAAAATAATCTTGATTAACTCCTCGAATGTTCggattgatttttttccctacaACAAAcgtcacattggggagacagatCAGGCTAGGtagtaaaaggaaaaacagtgaaatgtgtaacacaaaagggTCATTAAGGAGAAAAAGAACGCACAGATATCATCAcaccataacacaataaaacacagacaagcaacagggggaCATATTCCAGCtggatctgggaccgctgcaatcttcgaTCGTGCCTCCAGCTGATCCCTGTCCACATCGGATGCGAGCCAGTCCGTTCTGAAATTTTCTTCCTCCTTCCAGACTTTCAGTAACTATTGTTTGAAATTCATTAGCTCAAAAACCAGCAGAACTTTCACTTGTGACAGCACAGCAATGCAGATGAATGCAAACACTGTCGTCTACTGCAGTGCAGGCTCCACAGGGGTGACTACGAAAGGATAAAACTGtggtcagtcagtctgttgcTGAAAGAGATATTCTGACAcctttttctgcttcttcattagttttttttttttttttgcctgtcccatttggttctttagccgtcagaattgttgtctgaagaccaacaaggatacccaatggatttactttgccaaatggatcatcgtggcattgccgtattggtccatttgattgacctttgtttttattgtttattatattttattttcagatgttacagacgggacagacatgagtgagggataggaaagggagaaagaaagaggaaggaaaagaaaaacagaaggggagagggacagtgagaaagggggggagaaaaaaaatctcctggatcacctgttgagagagaaagaatagaaaacaagcgaaaaaaaaaaaaaccaaagcaacatactaaacacatcaccatcgcattaatctagctaagtgtaaacagcagtaaatactaaatattcaatgttgttgtgcagcatgcaggacagacagcgcacaatgtgctttgaagtagcagccaagaaaggtgtaatttaagtctacaaACACCTTCATTAGTTTTAAACAAGCAGCGTCTCCAGAGGACCTTTCAGGTCCCGTTGAGCCGCGGTCCCTGACAAAATGGGGCTTGGCAGGCTGTCACGAAATTCGCTGTAAATGTTCACAATCATCCACAGATTATTTAAGCCAGCAGAGCACATTAATAGACTCCATAGACAAAAGCACACACTGGTGCACTTTCTAAGAAGAATCAGCAAGAGCAGAAGAAAATATTCCTGGCTAAATCTTTCTGTCTCCAACATAAGTAGAAGAATAAAGCTACAATCTGAGTACGTTAACAGAGAAGAATAGGTATGTTTTCTGCATGCATGTCTAAATATACCACAGTGTATAGACAATGACAGGAGGGCTGTAAGTCCAGCTCTGATTAGGTTTTATAGGCTGATTTTAACAAGCAGAGGTTTTTGCATCTGTGGAGAAAGAGACTACACTGCTGATCACTAACATCCATATTAAATTGTTAAGTCATGTGATTGCactcaaaaataaaaagtatattTTCAGTATCATacacttttcatttctttattcagCTCCTGGAGTTTGAGGCAAAATGCTGGTTTTTAAATTAGGTTTGATTGAAGGttaaaaacagcacaaagcGACTGCGGTCTGCTGGCAGTGCTTTTATTGGTTTATTTTACGACTGCTCCTTCCAAATGATGTGACAGAAGAGCCATCTGTCCAGAAAAAGATGGGTCAGTGAAATTAATGAGCTGCCAATACAGCTCATTAATTCTAGAGTTCTAGAGTATTTGGTCAGAGAACAAATACAAGGATTTATTCTAAAGTGCTTCTGGCCTCAGAGGACGAAGCACTCATTAGGGCTGTTAAGACTTTGTTAAAGAAGTAAGAGAAACACATTCCAGGTACTTCTAACAGCTAGTAGGGTGTGTAGAAATACTCTCTGCTCAAAATGTGGTACTGTGTTACAAAGAGAAAGCCTTTTTGTGTTTAATTCCCAAAACttctttaataaaacaaacaaaaatcagacaCATACATATCCCACTCATTGTTTTCTCCCCACAATAAATTACAATGACAAAACAACCACACTGCAAATAGACTGAACAGAGACTAACTGTAAGCTGGACGACATAAGAAATGACATTTGTGCTGTAAAGGCTTCAGAATTGAAGTGAATGTGGTGACATTCTCCGTCAGAGACGCCAAAATGTTCATACAGTATTTTCAACACTATGTTAACATCTTTTTGAAAGGGCAACAATCATGTGAAAGGAGACTGGAGGCTTTACAGTCTTAGGTGGATACAAAAGCTAATTTCTGctactggaaaaagaaaaaaaaagccatccACAGTTCAAAGTTTTGACTTTCTAACTTCAACTTTCAAACATCTGAGCTAATACTTTGAAATGTCAACTTtgcaagctgtttttttttgtttttatttgtgtaatTAAGGTTTCATAGGTGGAGAAGACCAAAGCAAGAGCTAAAAGAACTTGGCGTCACATGGCGGACATGAGCTCCACTCCAACTGAATATTGGTGTCTGCTGTTAAATCAAGCAACACTTTGCTTAGAAATTTTAATGACACTGACTTGGATTGTGTCACTTTTGTGAAAACAACTTTACAAGTTGCTTGTACTGTTCTCAAGTGGTTTAAAAATAGGTATTGCAGGTTTTTGGTCCATCACTTCAATTCACTTTAATAATATAAGACAGAAACACCATGCTGTAATTCATTGTAGGATATGTCCCATTAATGTTGTTATTGCGACTGCACAGGCGATGTTTGCATCCTTGGTGATAATGTGAGCCAGAAGTAACAGGAGTCTCCTGGATATAGAAATAAGTTCAAAGGATGGACAATGtgtggtttcttctttttccagtgTAAGGTTAGGTACACATGACGACTACAgactaaaaaaaatactgtaatGTGGGACTGAAGCTGAATACAATCTGCTCACTTCTGGATTTGACTGGTTGAGCAGCATGGTGGTGAAAACCAACGGGCATCTGTAGTGACGTACCAACATAGCAGAGTAAACCTCATGATGCTGCTATCTGTAATTCAGTGTTAGAAAGGATAGTGACGGTAATTTTAACATGCTAGCACTACTTTAAGCTACAACAGATACAGAGTTAGCTGAGCACAGAGCTACTGTAAGGCCCTCCAGTGTGTCCTCTGAGGCTTGATGGAGTTGTGCTATTACGTAGCGTGAAAGCCCTTAAAGAAAAATGGAAGTCAGAGTTGTCATAATTTACCAGAAGGATGTAAGGCTAAGTCGTTAGAGCAAAgaacaaaatagaaaaatactACCAAAGTTCCCCTGAGCAAATTCCCACCCTTTCTCCTCACTGGTGTGCATTTCAGTTTGGTCCACAGAACGAGATGGACTAGAACAACGTTTTAGTGAATATCATGTGCTGCTGTTCTAATGAGATAACTCATTCGCTGTCATACCTCTGAATAAGGTGAAGCAGCTCCAGACCTCATGTCACAAAATTTTGTTATGCAAATCTAGATTCTAGAGGTCTGAAATCTATTATTGTATTTTAAAGTTGCAGCTCTGGAGCCCAGCAGCCTAGAGTGTGGAGGGACTCTAGACCTGGACTCTAAGACTCTAGAGTTCTAGATTTTTCCTCCCAAAAAACATTTACGTGTTTACTGTAGACTTTGGTTGGTGTGATATACAGACATAATCAGCTATATTATTTCCTTAGGTAATACCATATTCTACAGCTATGTTCAGAGGTTTATTTAGATCTTTATTCTAGAGCTTGAGTGATGCAggatttctgattctgatatttgGTGGTTTAAAACTCTGATATTCTGCTTTCACTTTCTTTAACATTTCTTATATCTGGTGATTTATTTACTTGTTCACGTCCTGCCTGCTCCGATTGTTTGTGGAATTCTGAGCGCATGTCAACAGGAACGTTGCAGAGTGCCCCCCAGGAAAAAATCTGCAATGTCAAGACATTGTAAGAAAATTGTCCCCCCATctctttacttttttaattttgcaataTTAAATGCCAATAACAACAGACTGGCAGGTATCTCATACCAAACAATAATATCAGCTTTACCCATTCCTgctttttttgtgctttgttaCTATTTAACAGGATCCTTACTGAGAGCCCAAAGCTCTCCTTATTGGTCCGAGACATAAATGCCCTTATGGGTGACAGATTTGGTTAGAATGAAGCAGGCCAGGAATTAAACCGAGACAGCCATATAGAAACAAGTGAACCAAGTCATTAACAAAAAAATTTGACCTGTAAACTTGGACTCACTACTCCAGTATTAATGTACCAACATCCTCCACTCAACTAAACGCCACCAAAAAAACTACTTGTAAGACAGACGGCATTTTAGAAAGTGTCAAAAATCCAATTGGCTGTTACAATACAGTATATTAAGTATCAGATAATCCAGATCGTCCATGTAACAAACACTGACGCAGGCAGCGACCGCTAGTGGGAAGGTAGAAAAAtgttgaaaacagcagaaaagagaaaagactgGTCCAAATAACTTCATCCTTCTGGCTCCAAAATCCATATAAAAATAGAACTCGCACTTAGtttaatataaaacaatatatgtgCTGGAAAGAGGAGTCCTTCCTCATCatagaaagaaaagaactgAGGCACGCGGTTCCTCTCGTTCTTTCCGCTAGGCTGAGGTCTTCGTTGATTGGTAGCAATAAGGCACGTGTGACCACTGCAATCCTCCACCATAGTTCCCTTTTGTATGAGACACCAGTAACTTCACAAAAGCCAACATTTCATGTCAGATGGGCTGCAGCGCTGACAGCTTCACCGCCTGAACAGAGACAAGAGCCATGAGAAAGAAAAGAttgagaagaaaaaacattagaCAAAAGACGAGTCATTTAACAGGACAAAGAAAACTCTGGAATTATTTAATGACCGACAACATGAAGCCAATTACTCATTTTCCCCACCCTAGCAGCACACTTATAACAGGCAGCTGAAGCTTGTACAAACACAACGTTGAACCGTGCGTCATTAACTTTGAGAGAAACCCAGCTTCATAAACATTGTGAAGTGAAGCAAAAAGGTCCATGTCCCACCAACAACACAACATCCGTTTGACACCAGAGGGCGCTGTTGCACCCAGAGCGCAGAATTAAAGAGAATGTGCAAAAGAATTATTCATCTGATAGTGGCACACCAAAGTGTTCaatattaaataactaaatatgtGGATAAAACAGACAACATAACATGGGATAATGTGAATATAATGGCGTTTAATAGAGCTCATTCTTATGGAAGTAGCATGATGACAAACAAAATGCAAGCTATGCATATAAAATtttgtaaaaactaaaaaacccaaacatttaattattaaataaattaaatgaatagaattcaaaactgtaaaaacaatgaaaacaactaaaaataaacaaaaaagccCACATTTTTTTGATCTAATGACACTTTGatgctttattttctttttgtttctaatgaattgaataaaacatgtttaaaaaccgggtcggggatgagttcctgccccaagtggaggagttcaagtatctcggggtcttgttcgcgagtgatgggaaaagggagccggagatcgacagacggattggggctgcagctgcagtaatgcggacgttgcaccggtccgtcgtggtgaagagggagctgagtgtaaaagcgaagctctcaatttaccggtcgatctacgtccctaccctcacctatggccacgagctgtgagtagtgaccgaaagaacgagatcgcggatacaagcggcagaaatgagcttcctccgaagggtggctggcctctcccttagagatagggtgagaagttcggccatccgggaggggctcagagtagagcagctgctgctccacatcgaaaggagccagctgaggtggttcgggcatctgacaaggatgccccccgggcgcctcctgggtgaggtgttccaggcatgtcccaccgggaggaggccccggggcagacccaggacacgctggagagattatatctctcggctggcctgggaacgccttggtattcccccagataagctggaggaggtggctggggagagggaggtctgggcctctttgcttaggctgctgcccccgcgacccggccccggataaagcagatgaagatggatggatgtttaaaaacataatttttatttgaatttgatttttaATGACACAGATcgtgatcttttttttcctcgttTGTTCTGTAGTGACTCATATTCAACAGAGACTACATAATTATTTAGATGCAGTATATTGTTAAATTTAATGGGACTTACACAGCtgactttttttaaatgcccAAACGAAcaataaacaaagtaaaaagaCAAAATTTCAAGCTGAAAAAGTTAAAATTGTACAAAATGTATGAAAGGAAAATTGTTTGTCAGTGTGTCAGTAAAGGGCTTTCATAAATCAGAGTATTACTAAGAAAACAACATACCACATTCATGGTTCAGTCACACttgaatattattattataattcatttttctttcatgtaTTTAATATTGAACACTTTGGGCTTCCatattgtaaataaaaagaaaacccagGGAAGCCACAGTAGAGATTTTTTTGAAATTATATacaaaaataactgaatttGCTCTTCCGTCCGTTCTTACTCACTCGGGTCAGACAGAAGTGTTGGCATGCAGCCTTATCGCAACAACAGACTAGACTGTAGGGGGACAAGGTGTAGAGGTTAGTGTTGGCATGGAGCCGCCACGCCGAGGAGCAGGAGAGTTTGATTTAACATCGTCCTCAaagtgcacgtgtgtgtgtgtgtgtgtgtgtgtgtgtgtgtgtaccttctGCCGGCTGGTCATCCAGCTGCGGATGGTCGGCACGAGGACGGAGCCGAGCAGGATCTGAGCCGGATGGTAGATCAGGAGAGGGACTGAGATCAGAGACAGGTGCTCATAGCCCTCAAACACGATCTTCAACATGGGGATACCtgtgattaaataaataaggaaGACCTCATGGACTTAAAGCTAACCCAGCATTTAAAATTAGACTTCAGAATGAGATGCAGCGTAGACGAGATGACTTTGTTCACTTCATGCCAGCTCCGACCTGCAGCAGAGCTCACGACCGAGCTCAGAGCTTCACAGGCCTCAGAAGCTCTTTCTAACTCCTCCAGATTTCTCCTCTCTTTACTTTCTAACTTAAAACTCCACAGAGCTCTCAGGAGACACCCGACACTTTATACAAGTTTTTGCGCGCATGCAGGAGCTCTCTTCAAACACAACTTTGATGTGAAGTTTCTCTCTAACACAAAATCTGAGCGTCTAATCTGGATGTGCACCCACCCAGGGTTAGAGACTTGTGTGTGGAGCAGAACATGATGGCGACGGTGTCCGCGGGGCTGAACCTGGAGCCTGGCCTGCAGAGACAAACAGGAAGTTAAAACGTGTCATCTGTCACCCTCCAGACGGTTTGCAGGTGGTGACCTTTACACCCAGAGCAAAATGTTGGAGCAGTTCTTATTGTTTTAGGGAGCCAATACATGGAATGATAAGAATATgatgaataaatgaaatgtataaaaataaaatgtgtgaataccaaactgtgaaaaaaaagaaatgaaatcttaaaatTTAAGATTTGATCAAAGTTgtcgtttttctgtttttaattttcacattaaGGGTTTAATACTGATTCTTCTGCAAGTAACTTGATGACAAAAACTACAAGAAATAAATGCTGAAAGCCACTTAATGCtactaaaaaatgtaattaaaaaaaatatatatttagaaaAACATTTCATCACATTTCTGGGCAGAGCTATGTAAAAATAATCAAtataatgaatattaaaagaaaaggacAGGTTGAGAAGGAGGAAGCTTACCTGGTGGAAAAGGCAAATGTGAGCAGCATGAAGCTGATCTGGATGGAGAAAACTGcagagcaagaaaaaaaaagaggcaaatttAACTTCTCATTTCATATTAAGCTAAAATCAACATTTAGATGGACTTttagcagtttttctttttaaaatattgttttagatCTTATaataataagaacaataaaaaacagTCCATTCATTACTAACAGTCTGTGGAGTGACCTCTGTGGTGGAAATCTTCAGTAACTCCTTCAGTAACGGTTGATTTGATTAGTTTAGTGTTGAGTTCTTCGATTAGCCCTTTTTTGGATTGATTCACCAGTATCTGTTCTTCTACACTGCAGCTGTTTT is part of the Maylandia zebra isolate NMK-2024a linkage group LG3, Mzebra_GT3a, whole genome shotgun sequence genome and encodes:
- the reeld1 gene encoding reeler domain containing 1, whose product is MLSTLHCLGVCAVLFVLAPPTTSFSGGASHASCQEMIPGHIRAHSQDSQHRQVTIRTSASSYLPGQFITVMVRSSRDFMGFLLQSRRQGPLLVGGSWILTPPGTHTLCCLSEGDTVTHSDKQLKRNLSFVWRAPDSPVGDIRFYITVVQSYFVYWAGIESGLVRDAGRRLWNGSNTTGVNGPSSFASSTIPYLYTSNHPSSDLLFTPAPLPTFTSSQCITNSTNSSISFVSSTTSSSSTSATSSSYQGTSFYIPSVTSPPAAQATSLHSGPSPAPRRSLHNLSMPSPSQKHTEGHTASSDPDPSIHPPTPRTDIHPNPKPHPNIEENLGHELKPKLPNSDAKHPSSPPATPDKEGKYPDIRRHSAWELGMLLGSSAGLGMVLVVGIRYLYRQACGKRTAVTLNDREREYGRGEIGLIHVQECGDLVRVRKIRENSLVLLAEYDVLSPPGERNAGCQQRC